Proteins from a genomic interval of Cuculus canorus isolate bCucCan1 chromosome 19, bCucCan1.pri, whole genome shotgun sequence:
- the CLIC3 gene encoding chloride intracellular channel protein 3 has product MWAGRGRGSATTFMPQPPLCGQPRPSMAEKPQIQLFIKASEDGESVGHCPFCQRLFMVLLLKGVPFTLTTVDMKRALDVLKDFAPGAQLPVLLYNGEPKTDTVTIEDFLEDKLGPPTFPSLVPQYRESSLAGNDIFHKFSTFIKNPVPAQDEALQRSLLRALLKLDEYLSAPLEYELAQDPQLRTSRRRFLDRDQLTLADCNLLPKLNIVQVVCQHYRRFGIPKDLRGVWRYLNSASETKEFKYTCPNNEEIIQAYRSVVRSPQ; this is encoded by the exons ATGTGGGCTGGGAGGGGCCGCGGCTCCGCCACGACATTCATGCCACAGCCACCACTCTGCGGGCAGCCGCGACCCAGCATGGCCGAGAAACCCCAAATCCAGCTCTTCATCAAG gCGAGCGAGGATGGAGAGAGTGTGGGGCACTGCCCCTTCTGCCAGCGGCTCTTCATGGTGCTGCTGCTCAAAGGGGTGCCCTTCACCCTCACCACTGTGGACATGAAGAG GGCGCTGGACGTGCTGAAGGACTTCGCACCAGGTGCCCAGCTGCCCGTTCTTCTCTACAACGGCGAACCCAAGACTGACACCGTCACCATCGAGGACTTCCTGGAGGACAAGCTGGGCCCTCCCAC GTTCCCCAGCCTGGTCCCGCAGTACAGGGAGTCAAGCCTGGCTGGGAACGACATCTTCCACAAGTTCTCCACCTTCATCAAGAACCCCGTGCCTGCCCAGGACGAGG CGCTGCAGCGGAGCCTGCTGCGGGCCCTGCTGAAGCTGGACGAGTACCTGAGTGCCCCCCTGGAGTATGAGCTGGCCCAGGACCCCCAGCTCCGCACCTCCCGGCGCCGCTTCCTCGACAGGGACCAGCTCACTTTGGCCGACTGCAACCTGCTGCCCAAGCTCAACATCGTGCAG GTTGTGTGCCAGCACTACCGTCGCTTTGGGATCCCCAAGGACCTGCGGGGCGTGTGGCGTTACCTCAACAGCGCCAGCGAAACCAAGGAGTTCAAATACACCTGCCCCAACAACGAGGAGATCATACAAGCCTATCGCTCCGTGGTGCGGTCGCCACAGTGA
- the TIRAP gene encoding toll/interleukin-1 receptor domain-containing adapter protein isoform X2 — protein sequence MAGWFRRLLHKSKSSSAESSLNSSRSSSSPSSSPSSSSAENCSSTSMSLVSEVDLELVEELVSYLEGQPESFRCFLQLRDAAPGSAVVTELCDAVQNSHCWVMLITPSFLQDPWCKYQMHQALAEAPMANGRTIPVLKDVDRKDYPRELRNLYYIYMALKENSFRQIRDTIMRYLQELCRNSTSRTD from the exons ATGGCTG GCTGGTTTAGGCGGCTCCTACACAAGTCCAAGTCCAGCTCAGCAGAGAGCAGCCTCAACAGCAGCCGGTCTTCATCCTCACCTTCATCCTCACCTTCCTCATCCTCTGCTGAGAACTGCAGCTCCACCAGCATGAGCCTGGTGAG CGAGGTGGacctggagctggtggaggagctGGTGTCCTACTTGGAGGGTCAGCCTGAAAGCTTCCGTTGCTTCCTTCAGCTGCGGGACGCGGCACCGGGAAGTGCGGTGGTGACGGAGCTCTGTGACGCTGTCCAAAACAGCCACTGCTGGGTGATGCTCATCACTCCCAGCTTCCTCCAGGACCCATGGTGCAAGTACCAGATGCACCAGGCATTGGCCGAAGCTCCGATGGCCAACGGGCGCACCATCCCGGTGCTGAAGGACGTGGATCGGAAGGATTATCCCAGGGAGCTGCGAAACCTCTACTATATCTACATGGCGCTGAAGGAGAACAGCTTCAGGCAGATCAGAGACACCATCATGCGCT ACCTCCAGGAGCTGTGCCGGAACTCCACGAGCAGGACTGACTAG
- the TIRAP gene encoding toll/interleukin-1 receptor domain-containing adapter protein isoform X1 — MAGWFRRLLHKSKSSSAESSLNSSRSSSSPSSSPSSSSAENCSSTSMSLVRSVHLSSTLVSDINASGSARWAKSYDVCICHSEVDLELVEELVSYLEGQPESFRCFLQLRDAAPGSAVVTELCDAVQNSHCWVMLITPSFLQDPWCKYQMHQALAEAPMANGRTIPVLKDVDRKDYPRELRNLYYIYMALKENSFRQIRDTIMRYLQELCRNSTSRTD; from the exons ATGGCTG GCTGGTTTAGGCGGCTCCTACACAAGTCCAAGTCCAGCTCAGCAGAGAGCAGCCTCAACAGCAGCCGGTCTTCATCCTCACCTTCATCCTCACCTTCCTCATCCTCTGCTGAGAACTGCAGCTCCACCAGCATGAGCCTGGTGAGGTCGGTTCACCTCTCTTCCACCTTGGTGTCAGATATCAACGCTTCGGGCAGTGCACGGTGGGCCAAGAGCTATGACGTCTGTATCTGCCACAGCGAGGTGGacctggagctggtggaggagctGGTGTCCTACTTGGAGGGTCAGCCTGAAAGCTTCCGTTGCTTCCTTCAGCTGCGGGACGCGGCACCGGGAAGTGCGGTGGTGACGGAGCTCTGTGACGCTGTCCAAAACAGCCACTGCTGGGTGATGCTCATCACTCCCAGCTTCCTCCAGGACCCATGGTGCAAGTACCAGATGCACCAGGCATTGGCCGAAGCTCCGATGGCCAACGGGCGCACCATCCCGGTGCTGAAGGACGTGGATCGGAAGGATTATCCCAGGGAGCTGCGAAACCTCTACTATATCTACATGGCGCTGAAGGAGAACAGCTTCAGGCAGATCAGAGACACCATCATGCGCT ACCTCCAGGAGCTGTGCCGGAACTCCACGAGCAGGACTGACTAG
- the LOC128854127 gene encoding LOW QUALITY PROTEIN: cryptochrome-1-like (The sequence of the model RefSeq protein was modified relative to this genomic sequence to represent the inferred CDS: substituted 2 bases at 2 genomic stop codons), whose product MVDTFKVDTYQVDRSQLQPLYLKLGCLSICTFWWWLDEVYQGVSGSTPGPPSPYRQLVWREFFYTAAASTRSFGQMASNPICLQVGWDNPQHRCAXRXGWTDYAFMNAILTQLHAEGWIHLAWHTITCFLTCRDLCISREEGLKVFEELLLDMDWSLNQPATGCGCQDSHINSPIAFG is encoded by the exons ATGGTTGACACCTTCAAGGTGGACACCTACCAGGTTGACCG GAGCCAGCTTCAGCCTCTCTACCTCAAACTTGGCTGTCTGTCCATCTGCACCTTCTGGTGGTGGCTGGATGAGGTCTACCAGGGGGTGAG TGGGAGCACTCCTGGACCCCCATCTCCCTACAGGCAGCTCGTCTGGAGGGAGTTTTTCTacactgctgctgccagcacccgCAGTTTTGGTCAGATGGCCAGCAATCCCATCTGCCTGCAGGTGGGCTGGGACAACCCCCAGCACCGCTGCGCCTAGAGATAG GGCTGGACAGACTATGCCTTCATGAACGCCATCCTGACCCAGCTGCATGCCGAGGGCTGGATCCACCTTGCTTGGCACACCATCACTTGCTTCCTCACCTGCAGGGACCTCTGCATCTCCCGGGAGGAAGGGCTGAAG GTTTTTGAGGAGCTCCTGCTGGACATGGACTGGTCTCTCAACCAACCAGCAACCGGCTGTGGCTGTCAGGATTCCCACATCAACTCACCCATCGCCTTTGGCTAG